A window of Scophthalmus maximus strain ysfricsl-2021 chromosome 10, ASM2237912v1, whole genome shotgun sequence contains these coding sequences:
- the LOC118283550 gene encoding cytochrome c oxidase assembly protein COX20, mitochondrial, producing MAGEEQENNNNKGFRLLGILDVQNTPCARDAVLHGAGGSLGAGLLHFLTTSRVKRSFDVGFAGFLLTTLGSWFYCRMNNAKVRVQQRRIQDGIKNKIMYEGSAHDPANKPGAAPPPLGPS from the exons GGTTTCAGGCTGCTGGGGATCCTCGATGTCCAGAACACTCCGTGTGCCCGAGACGCCGTCCTGCATGGAGCGGGCGGATCCCTCGGCGCCGGCCTGCTCCACTTCCTGACCACCA GTCGGGTCAAGAGGTCGTTTGACGTTGGATTCGCAGGCTTCCTGCTCACCACTCTCGGGTCCTG gttctACTGCCGGATGAACAACGCCAAGGTCCGCGTGCAGCAGAGGCGGATCCAGGACGGCATCAAGAACAAGATCATGTACGAAGGATCCGCTCACGATCCCGCAAACAAACCCGGagccgcgccgccgccgctgggGCCATCGTGA